The sequence below is a genomic window from Croceicoccus marinus.
CAGCTGGGATGGAGCCGTAGTCCGCTGGAATTCTGGATGCGGCTGCGCGACAGGCGCGGGCCATTGGTGGCCGTGGTCCTGCTGACCGCCTATCTGCTGATCGCGCTGACCCTGGTTCTGCGGCTTGCCGAAGCCACTGGTATTTATCGGCCGGCGCGGCTGCCGCCCCTCATCTATTGGGGCCTCATCCTCACGACGCTGGCCTTCGTGTGGCGCGGGATCGTGCGGTTCTTTCTGGTGGGGCGCGAATATGGATGGAGCGAGGGCCTGGCGGCCATCATCCGGATTCCGGTCGCCAACATCATCGCCATTATCTCGGCGCGGCGGGCGCTGGGGCGCTATGTCTCCGACCTCAGGGGCAAGGGCAAAAGCTGGGACAAGACCGAGCATGACCGCCACCCGGCGGATGCCAGGCCGCGCGGATGACGAGCACGGCCGCTAGGCGGGGGCAGCCGCTTGTCGCATTGACCGGGCTGATGGGCGGCTGGGTCGCGCTTCGCGTGATGGTGCCGGGGATTGAGATCATCGACGTGCCGGTGCCGCCGAACGTCGCGAAGCGGGTCGGCCAACCCGAACAGGTCCCGGTAGAGGCGGAGCCCGAACCGCCGATACCGGCAGCGCCGCCTCCGGTTACGCGGCGCCCGCCCCTGCAGCCGCGCGAAGCCCTGCCTTTTCGCGCCCCGTCTGTCCCGACCGAACCGCTTCCTGCGAAGACCCGGACCTATGCGCCGATCCCGCAGCGGGCTGGACCATCGCCTTCTCCGCATTCGGGACCGCCGCCGCCGGCGCCAGAGCCGCCACGCTCCCCGCCGTCGCCTCGGTTGCTGCCGTTCTCCCCGGTACAGGCGCGGGATGACGGCAAGCGCTGGTCCGCCGATGGCTGGCTGCTGTGGCGCAAGGGCAGCGGTTCGGCAGCGGCCCTGCCGGGCGCGACCAGCTATGGCGCAAGCCAGGCAGGCGCGGTGCTGCGCTACCGACTGTCGCATGAGAGCGCGCTACGCCCCCGCGCTCATCTTCGCGTGACCAGCGCGATCGACAGCGCCGACAGGGAAATCGCGGCCGGCATCGGGATCCAGCCGCTCCGCAAGATCCCGTTCGAAATCCTTGCCGAAGGCCGTGTCGGCATTTTTTCGGGCGACATTCAGGCCAGGCCAGCGGTGGTCGGCGTATTTGGTCCCCCTGCGCAGTCGCTGCCGCTCGACCTGACGGCGGAACTTTATGGGCAGGGGGGCTATGTCGGGGGAACCGATCCCACCGGCTTTGTCGACGGGCAGATGCGCGTAACCCGTGCAATCGACATCGGCCGCGCGCATTTGCAGGCCGGCGCGGGAATCTGGGGCGGAGCGCAGGAAGGTGTGGAGCGCGTCGATGCCGGTCCGAGTGTATCGGTCACGGCGCCGATCGCCGGCGGGATCTTCGCGCGCGCCAGCATCGATTGGCGCGAACGCGTCGCCGGGGACGCCAGGCCGGGATCCGGCCCCGTGGTGACGCTGTCCGCCGGGTTCTGACCGCGACCGATCTACGCCACCGGCCGATTAGTTTGCAAAATCCGCAAGGGCCATGCAGACATCCCCGCCTGCTTGCTGCATAAGGCGATCCAGCATGTCGCTGCTTCGCCGCCGGATTCCATAACCCCGCCATGGACGTCTACCTCCCGATCGCGAATCTGTCGGTGAACGGCCTTGTCATCGTCCTTCTGGGCGGCCTGACGGGGCTGCTTTCCGGCCTGTTCGGCGTCGGCGGAGGCTTTTTGACAACGCCCCTGCTGATTTTCTACGGCATTCCGCCGACGGTCGCCGCCGCATCCGCCGCAAGCCAGGTGACCGGGGCCAGCGTCTCGGGCGCGATCTTTCATGCCAAGCGCGGCGCGGTCGATTACCAGATGGGCGCCATGATGGTTGGCGGGGGCATCGTGGGAACCGGCATCGGGGCGCTGCTCTTTCGCCTGCTGGAAGCGATCGGGCAGATCGACGTGGCGATTGCCATTCTCTATGTGGTCGTGCTGGGCAGCGTCGGCATCAAGATGGCGATGGAATCGGTGCCCGAACTGCTGTCCGACCGGTTCGAGCGGCTGAAGCGTGCGCCCAGCAAGAGGCGGCACCACCCCTTGGTCGCAAGCCTGCCTGGCCGCTGGCGGTTCTACAAGTCGGGGCTTTATATCTCCCCGCTTGCGCCGGTGCTGCTGGGCATGGCGGTCGGCACGCTGACGATGCTGATGGGCATCGGCGGCGGCTTTCTGCTGGTGCCGCTGATGCTGTACGGCCTGGGCATGAGCGCGGCGGTGGTCGTCGGCACGTCGCTGTTCCAGATCCTGTTCACCACCATCGCGACGACCATGATGCATGCGTTGACCACCAATGCGGTCGATATCGTGCTGGCCGCGCTGCTGCTTGTCGGCTCGGTATCGGGCGCGCAAATCGGCGCGAAATTCGCCCTGGATGCCAGGCCGGAATTCCTGCGCGCGGTGCTGGCGGCGATCGTGCTGGCAGTCGCGCTGCGCATGGCGGTGACGCTGACCTTCCGGCCGGGCGAGATCTTCACCGTGTCGCCGCTATGACCCGCCTGCCCGTCCTCGCCGCGGGCCTGTGGGCCTTTCTGGTCGCCGCGTCCCCCGCTTTGGCCCAGGGCCGCGATCCGATCCTGATCCCCGAAATCTCGCAGCACGAGGTCGTGGTGCGGCAGGGTTTCACCGGTGCCAACCTGCTGCTGTATGGCGCCGTACTCCAGCCCGACGGCAGCCGGGCCCGAGGGGATACGCCCTACGACATCGTTGTCGTGCTCAAGGGCCCGACCGAGGCGATCAACCTGCGGGAGAAGCGGCGCATCTGGGGCATGTGGATCAATGCCGATTCCGCCCAGTTCCGCTCCGCTCCCTCCTATTACGCGGTTGCCTCGTCGCGTCCGCTGCCCGAGATCGTCGATACGCGCACGGCGGCCATCTACGAGCTCGGCCTCGATTCCCTTCAGCTTTCGCCCATCGGCGCCATCCGCCCGGACGAGGTGTCGCGCTTCGTGGCGGGCCTGGTCGCCAAGCGGGTGGCCAACGGGCTTTACGTGCAGGCCGAAGGGGCGGTCACCATCAGCGAGGGCGTGCTCTACCAGGCGCGCATTCCCTTGCCTTCCAGCGTGCTGACCGGCGAATATACGGCGGAGACATTCGCCATCGCCAACGGGCGGGTCATCGCTTCGGCCACCAGCGAAGTGACCGTCACCAAGCGCGGCTTCGAACGCGCGGTCGAGATCTGGTCACGAGACTACAGCACAATCTACGGGCTGATGGCCGTTGCCCTTTCGGTCTTCATGGGTTGGGCCGCGGGCCGGCTGTTCGCGCTGGGCTGATCGCGGGTTTGGCGCCCGGTATCTTAGCACCGCATTAACCCTGCCTCCCTAAGCTGCAGCGCAGATGCATCGGGCCGTCGCGGTTGGCGGCCCTTCAGCGAGGCGCGGCAATGAACGACCATACTTCCCGCTTTTCGGGTCGCCCCCTTTCCGGCAGTCCGGAATTCCAGCGGCGATCCCCCTTCGGCCGCTCGCCCGATGCGGGTGCCGCGCCGGAAAGCGGTGGCCCCGAGCCCGAGGAACGGCGCGGCGATCCGGCGATGTCGCCCGCGATGGCCCGGCTGAACCGGTTTCGCAACGCCGCGCCCGAACCCGATCCGCAGACGCTGAAGCCGGCGCGCCCGCATGTGCCCGCCCCGCCCGCAGCATCCGCGCTCGCAGCATCCCCGCCTCCAGCATCCCCGCCTGCAGGGTTCGCGTCCGCCTCCGAAGCGCCGCCCGCTCCGCCGCGGGCCGACGAACAGATGCGCCCCACTGCCGTCCCGCCGCCGCCGCGCGGGATGAGCGAAAAGGACGCAATCCACCGCCCGATCGAGCCGCCGCGCCCCCCGGTTGAGGAGCCCGAGCCGCAGCTGATCCGGCGCGCCCCGCCGCAGCCCGAACCGGCACCCAGGCCTCGCGAGACCGAAGCGCGCGTCATTGCCGAACGCGCCGGTAGCGCGGGCGAGGCTGCCAGCGAACCGGTCGAGCGCAAGTCGAGCCAGGCTTCCAGGCCGATCGGCGAAGTGCTGGACATCGCAGGCTCGATGTCGCGGGTCATGCTGCAGCGTGACCGGCTGATCGAATGCCGGCAGGACAGCGATCCGACCGTGCAGCTGGCCGGCCTCGTCGGCTCGCAGATCAAGGTGCGGGTGGGCCAGATCTGGCTGCTTGCCAGCGTTCGCACGCAGTCGCTGGATCGCGGCACCGGCCAGATCATCGCCGAGATCGACTTCCTTGGCGAAGGTCAGGAAGAGAAGCTGACCGGCCGGGTCCGCAACTTCACCCGGGGCATCACCAACTATCCGATCCCGGGCGCGGAGGTCTATGCAGCGACCAACCCCGACCTGGCGCAGATCTATGCGTCGGACGGGCGGGCCAATATTCAGATCGGCAAGGTGTTTCCGACCAAGGAAATCCGCGCGGGCCTGTATATCGACGCCATGCTGGGCAAGCATTTCGCCCTGCTCGGATCGACCGGTACCGGTAAGTCGACCAGCGCCGCGCTGATCCTCCACCGCATCTGCGAGGCTGCGCCCGAGGGTCACATCGTGATGATCGACCCCCACGGCGAATATAACGCCGCGTTCCGGGGCTTTGGCGAGCTGCTCGACGTGTCGAACCTGCGGATGCCGTACTGGCTGATGAACTTCGAGGAGCACTGCGAGGTCTTCATCAATTCCGAAGGGTCGGACCGCATGGCCGACATGGACATTCTTGCGCGCTGCCTGCTGCGGGCGCGCGGCAAGAACAAGATGGCCGGCGGGATGAGCAAGCTGACCGTGGACTCGCCGATTCCCTACCTGCTGTCGGACCTGACCAACGCGATCCAGGAAGACATGGGCAAGCTGGACAAGGCGACCAATACCGCGCCGTTCCTGCGGGTGAAGGGCAAGATCGAGGAGATCAAGGCCGATCCGCGCTACCAG
It includes:
- a CDS encoding sulfite exporter TauE/SafE family protein, coding for MDVYLPIANLSVNGLVIVLLGGLTGLLSGLFGVGGGFLTTPLLIFYGIPPTVAAASAASQVTGASVSGAIFHAKRGAVDYQMGAMMVGGGIVGTGIGALLFRLLEAIGQIDVAIAILYVVVLGSVGIKMAMESVPELLSDRFERLKRAPSKRRHHPLVASLPGRWRFYKSGLYISPLAPVLLGMAVGTLTMLMGIGGGFLLVPLMLYGLGMSAAVVVGTSLFQILFTTIATTMMHALTTNAVDIVLAALLLVGSVSGAQIGAKFALDARPEFLRAVLAAIVLAVALRMAVTLTFRPGEIFTVSPL
- a CDS encoding ATP-binding protein, encoding MRPTAVPPPPRGMSEKDAIHRPIEPPRPPVEEPEPQLIRRAPPQPEPAPRPRETEARVIAERAGSAGEAASEPVERKSSQASRPIGEVLDIAGSMSRVMLQRDRLIECRQDSDPTVQLAGLVGSQIKVRVGQIWLLASVRTQSLDRGTGQIIAEIDFLGEGQEEKLTGRVRNFTRGITNYPIPGAEVYAATNPDLAQIYASDGRANIQIGKVFPTKEIRAGLYIDAMLGKHFALLGSTGTGKSTSAALILHRICEAAPEGHIVMIDPHGEYNAAFRGFGELLDVSNLRMPYWLMNFEEHCEVFINSEGSDRMADMDILARCLLRARGKNKMAGGMSKLTVDSPIPYLLSDLTNAIQEDMGKLDKATNTAPFLRVKGKIEEIKADPRYQFMFSGMLVADTMTDVIGRIFRMPTNGKPISIIDVSGVPSEITSTVVAMLSRMVFDFAIWSRDEQTRPILLVCEEAHRYVPNERNSDGNSVGKILSRIAKEGRKYGISLGLITQRPSDLAEGVLSQCGTILAMRLNNERDQDFVKAAMPEGARGFLASIPALRNRECIVCGEGTAIPMRVTFDDLEERKRPASEDPLFSELWSRSGGEEDAVERTVMRWRAQSR
- a CDS encoding TIGR02186 family protein — its product is MTRLPVLAAGLWAFLVAASPALAQGRDPILIPEISQHEVVVRQGFTGANLLLYGAVLQPDGSRARGDTPYDIVVVLKGPTEAINLREKRRIWGMWINADSAQFRSAPSYYAVASSRPLPEIVDTRTAAIYELGLDSLQLSPIGAIRPDEVSRFVAGLVAKRVANGLYVQAEGAVTISEGVLYQARIPLPSSVLTGEYTAETFAIANGRVIASATSEVTVTKRGFERAVEIWSRDYSTIYGLMAVALSVFMGWAAGRLFALG